The Salvelinus namaycush isolate Seneca chromosome 8, SaNama_1.0, whole genome shotgun sequence genome has a segment encoding these proteins:
- the LOC120052529 gene encoding protein ECT2-like isoform X6 has translation MADSSIVTLGMARSLLVDSSVYDSRMAETTKDVLLGLGSEDMEEMLPRVETRVVLVGEAGKNGALVKALQDINVPCIKTDDVKEFGDGENTEFETVFVLKDFASPDYIYLYKHDNRIVGPPVVLHCAGREEPLPFSSRPLYSTTMLNLSLCFTGFRNKEEVKNLVNLVHHMGGTIRKDFSTKVTHLIAYSTHGEKYKLAVCMGTPILTPTWIHKAWEHRDDVSFHAGDEEFRTEFKVPPFQDCVLSFLGFSNEDKTNMEERTIKHGGSHLEVGDQKCTHMVVEENSVKELPFVPSKRLYVVKQEWFWGTIQMDARAGESMYFYQKMDSPVLKKAVSLLSLNTPNSNRKRRRLRETLAQLTKETEISPFPPPRKRPSAEHSMSMGSLLDISNTPETCKALAEHSRPLKSSTPAVLKQSARWQVSKELYQTESNYVDILTTVLQLFKVPLEKEGQVGGPILAPEEIKTIFGSIPEIFDVHTRIKADLEELVMDWSENKSVGDIILKYSKDLVKAYPPFVNFFEMSKETIVRCEKQKPRFHAFLKINQAKPECGRQTLVELLIRPVQRLPSVALLLNDIKKHTACNNPDKITLEKAIESLKEVMTHINEDKRKIEGQKQIFDVVYEVDGCPANLLSSHRSLVHRVETIALGDKPCDRGEHVTLFLFNDCLEIARKRHKVISTFRSPLGQTRSAAQLKHITLMPLSQIRRVLDLQDTEDCHNAFALVVHPPTEQENLLFSFQLTTEDTVKSTWLKMLCRHVANTICKADAEDLIQCTEPDSVQVSTKDMDSTLSKASRVIKKTSKKVTRAFSFTKTPKRVIQRAFMANSTSDNKSPGPSSENMIHVGSSATLSAMHSPSMVNLPSMFERKYHTFSRSTSHLF, from the exons ATGGCTGACAGCAGCATAGTTACTTTGGGGATGGCTCGGAGCCTGCTGGTGGACTCCTCTGTGTATGACTCCAGGATGGCTGAGACTACTAAGGATGTATTGCTGGGTTTGGGCTCTGAAGACATGGAAG AGATGCTACCTCGGGTCGAAACCAGAGTTGTTCTTGTAGGAGAAGCTGGCAAAAATGGAGCACTTGTCAAAGCACTGCAG GATATCAACGTGCCTTGCATAAAGACCGACGATGTCAAAGAGTttggagatggagaaaacacagAGTTTGAGACGGTGTTCGTGCTCAAAGACTTTGCCTCTCCTGACTACATCTATCTTTACAAACATGACAACCGGATCGTGGGCCCCCCGGTTGTTCTGCACTGTGCGGGACGAGAGGAG CCCCTGCCATTTTCCTCTCGTCCTCTATACTCTACCACCATGCTCAACTTGTCGCTGTGTTTCACCGGTTTCCGCAACAAAGAGGAAGTT AAAAACCTGGTGAATCTGGTGCATCACATGGGAGGCACCATTCGGAAGGACTTCAGCACTAAAGTCACCCATCTCATTGCGTACTCCACTCATGGCGAGAAATACAAG CTTGCTGTGTGTATGGGGACACCCATCCTCACCCCAACATGGATCCATAAGGCCTGGGAGCATAGAGATGATGT TAGTTTCCATGCTGGTGATGAAGAGTTCCGCACTGAATTCAAAGTTCCCCCCTTTCAAGACTGTGTGCTGAGCTTCCTGGGCTTCTCAAACGAAGACAAGACCAACATGGAGGAAAGGACAATCAAACATG GTGGCAGCCACCTGGAGGTTGGTGATCAGAAGTGCACTCACATGGTGGTGGAGGAAAACTCTGTCAAGGAGCTGCCATTCGTACCATCAAAGAGACTGTATGTTGTCAAGCAGGAG TGGTTCTGGGGAACGATACAGATGGATGCCCGAGCAGGAGAGTCCATGTACTTCTATCAGAAG ATGGACAGTCCTGTGCTGAAGAAGGCTGTGTCCCTGCTGTCCCTCAACACACCCAACAGTAACCGGAAGAGGAGGCGTCTGCGGGAAACCCTGGCCCAGCTCACCAAGGAGACTGAGatctcccccttccctccaccCCGCAAGAGGCCTTCTGCCGAACACTCCATGTCCATGGGCTCTCTGCTGGACATCTCCAACACCCCCGAGACCTGCAAGGCCTTGGCAG AACATTCCCGGCCCTTGAAGAGCTCTACACCTGCTGTCCTGAAGCAGTCGGCTAGATGGCAGGTCTCCAAGGAGTTGTACCAGACAGAGAGCAACTATGTGGATATTCTCACCACAGTCTTGCAG CTGTTCAAAGTCCCCCTGGAAAAGGAAGGCCAAGTTGGTGGACCCATTTTGGCTCCGGAAGAAATCAAGACTATCTTTGGCAGCATCCCAGAGATCTTCGACGTACACACCAGGATAAAG GCCGATCTGGAGGAGCTGGTCATGGACTGGTCTGAGAACAAGAGTGTCGGGGACATCATTCTCAAATAC tctaaagACCTGGTGAAGGCTTACCCGCCATTCGTCAACTTCTTTGAGATGAGCAAGGAGACCATAGTGAGGTGTGAGAAACAGAAACCAAGGTTCCATGCTTTCCTCAAG ATCAATCAGGCGAAGCCCGAGTGTGGGCGACAGACGCTGGTGGAGCTGCTGATTCGCCCTGTGCAGAGACTGCCTAGCGTCGCCCTTCTCCTCAACG ATATTAAGAAACACACTGCCTGTAACAACCCTGACAAAATCACTTTGGAGAAGGCAATCGAATCACTCAAGGAAGTTATGAC TCACATAAACGAGGACAAGAGGAAAATAGAGGGACAGAAGCAGATCTTTGATGTCGTCTATGAAGTTGACGGCTGCCCT gccAACCTGCTCTCGTCCCACCGCAGCCTGGTCCACAGGGTGGAGACCATCGCCCTGGGAGACAAACCCTGTGACCGAGGCGAGCACGTCACACTCTTTCTCTTCAATGACTGTCTTGAG ATTGCCCGGAAGAGACATAAGGTGATCAGCACATTCAGGAGTCCTCTGGGCCAGACGCGATCTGCAGCCCAACTCAAACACATCACCCTCATGCCTCTGTCCCAGATCAGGAGGGTCCTGGACCTGCAGGATACAGAGG ATTGCCATAATGCCTTTGCCCTGGTGGTGCACCCGCCCACGGAACAGGAGAATCTTCTCTTCAGCTTCCAGCTGACCACTGAGGATACGGTGAAGTCAACCTGGCTGAAGATGCTCTGTCGACACGTAGCCAACACTATCTGTAAGGCTGACGCG GAAGATCTAATTCAGTGCACTGAGCCTGACTCTGTCCAAGTGAGCACAAAGGATATGGACAGCACGCTGAGTAAAGCCTCTAGAGTCATCAAGAAAACTTCAAAGAAG GTAACGAGAGCGTTTTCCTTCACCAAAACACCCAAACGGGTAATCCAGAGAGCATTCATGGCCAACAGCACCTCCGACAACAAGAGCCCTGGCCCCAGCTCAGAGAACATGATCCACGTTGGAAGCAGTGCCACCCTGTCA GCGATGCACTCTCCCTCCATGGTCAACCTGCCGTCCATGTTTGAGAGGAAGTACCACACGTTCAGTCGCTCCACATCCCACCTGTTCTGA
- the LOC120052529 gene encoding protein ECT2-like isoform X3: MADSSIVTLGMARSLLVDSSVYDSRMAETTKDVLLGLGSEDMEEMLPRVETRVVLVGEAGKNGALVKALQAVRIMEVPVVKIRGGEPGAETGEKLIKSIVNMDINVPCIKTDDVKEFGDGENTEFETVFVLKDFASPDYIYLYKHDNRIVGPPVVLHCAGREEPLPFSSRPLYSTTMLNLSLCFTGFRNKEEVKNLVNLVHHMGGTIRKDFSTKVTHLIAYSTHGEKYKLAVCMGTPILTPTWIHKAWEHRDDVSFHAGDEEFRTEFKVPPFQDCVLSFLGFSNEDKTNMEERTIKHGGSHLEVGDQKCTHMVVEENSVKELPFVPSKRLYVVKQEWFWGTIQMDARAGESMYFYQKMDSPVLKKAVSLLSLNTPNSNRKRRRLRETLAQLTKETEISPFPPPRKRPSAEHSMSMGSLLDISNTPETCKALAEHSRPLKSSTPAVLKQSARWQVSKELYQTESNYVDILTTVLQLFKVPLEKEGQVGGPILAPEEIKTIFGSIPEIFDVHTRIKADLEELVMDWSENKSVGDIILKYSKDLVKAYPPFVNFFEMSKETIVRCEKQKPRFHAFLKINQAKPECGRQTLVELLIRPVQRLPSVALLLNDIKKHTACNNPDKITLEKAIESLKEVMTHINEDKRKIEGQKQIFDVVYEVDGCPANLLSSHRSLVHRVETIALGDKPCDRGEHVTLFLFNDCLEIARKRHKVISTFRSPLGQTRSAAQLKHITLMPLSQIRRVLDLQDTEDCHNAFALVVHPPTEQENLLFSFQLTTEDTEDLIQCTEPDSVQVSTKDMDSTLSKASRVIKKTSKKVTRAFSFTKTPKRVIQRAFMANSTSDNKSPGPSSENMIHVGSSATLSMARSTSTFNLSGSTKNSAAAVQRSNSLDHPPCPRLRVPVCIHTPDPTPSPTCPEETPCKPQPTPTRPPYSAGPPTWRVPSKGRLPPGACRDLLVPSDPTRQAA; the protein is encoded by the exons ATGGCTGACAGCAGCATAGTTACTTTGGGGATGGCTCGGAGCCTGCTGGTGGACTCCTCTGTGTATGACTCCAGGATGGCTGAGACTACTAAGGATGTATTGCTGGGTTTGGGCTCTGAAGACATGGAAG AGATGCTACCTCGGGTCGAAACCAGAGTTGTTCTTGTAGGAGAAGCTGGCAAAAATGGAGCACTTGTCAAAGCACTGCAG GCCGTCAGAATAATGGAAGTCCCAGTGGTTAAGATTAGAGGAGGAGAACCGGGTGCTGAGACCGGAGAGAAATTGATAAAATCTATAGTCAATATG GATATCAACGTGCCTTGCATAAAGACCGACGATGTCAAAGAGTttggagatggagaaaacacagAGTTTGAGACGGTGTTCGTGCTCAAAGACTTTGCCTCTCCTGACTACATCTATCTTTACAAACATGACAACCGGATCGTGGGCCCCCCGGTTGTTCTGCACTGTGCGGGACGAGAGGAG CCCCTGCCATTTTCCTCTCGTCCTCTATACTCTACCACCATGCTCAACTTGTCGCTGTGTTTCACCGGTTTCCGCAACAAAGAGGAAGTT AAAAACCTGGTGAATCTGGTGCATCACATGGGAGGCACCATTCGGAAGGACTTCAGCACTAAAGTCACCCATCTCATTGCGTACTCCACTCATGGCGAGAAATACAAG CTTGCTGTGTGTATGGGGACACCCATCCTCACCCCAACATGGATCCATAAGGCCTGGGAGCATAGAGATGATGT TAGTTTCCATGCTGGTGATGAAGAGTTCCGCACTGAATTCAAAGTTCCCCCCTTTCAAGACTGTGTGCTGAGCTTCCTGGGCTTCTCAAACGAAGACAAGACCAACATGGAGGAAAGGACAATCAAACATG GTGGCAGCCACCTGGAGGTTGGTGATCAGAAGTGCACTCACATGGTGGTGGAGGAAAACTCTGTCAAGGAGCTGCCATTCGTACCATCAAAGAGACTGTATGTTGTCAAGCAGGAG TGGTTCTGGGGAACGATACAGATGGATGCCCGAGCAGGAGAGTCCATGTACTTCTATCAGAAG ATGGACAGTCCTGTGCTGAAGAAGGCTGTGTCCCTGCTGTCCCTCAACACACCCAACAGTAACCGGAAGAGGAGGCGTCTGCGGGAAACCCTGGCCCAGCTCACCAAGGAGACTGAGatctcccccttccctccaccCCGCAAGAGGCCTTCTGCCGAACACTCCATGTCCATGGGCTCTCTGCTGGACATCTCCAACACCCCCGAGACCTGCAAGGCCTTGGCAG AACATTCCCGGCCCTTGAAGAGCTCTACACCTGCTGTCCTGAAGCAGTCGGCTAGATGGCAGGTCTCCAAGGAGTTGTACCAGACAGAGAGCAACTATGTGGATATTCTCACCACAGTCTTGCAG CTGTTCAAAGTCCCCCTGGAAAAGGAAGGCCAAGTTGGTGGACCCATTTTGGCTCCGGAAGAAATCAAGACTATCTTTGGCAGCATCCCAGAGATCTTCGACGTACACACCAGGATAAAG GCCGATCTGGAGGAGCTGGTCATGGACTGGTCTGAGAACAAGAGTGTCGGGGACATCATTCTCAAATAC tctaaagACCTGGTGAAGGCTTACCCGCCATTCGTCAACTTCTTTGAGATGAGCAAGGAGACCATAGTGAGGTGTGAGAAACAGAAACCAAGGTTCCATGCTTTCCTCAAG ATCAATCAGGCGAAGCCCGAGTGTGGGCGACAGACGCTGGTGGAGCTGCTGATTCGCCCTGTGCAGAGACTGCCTAGCGTCGCCCTTCTCCTCAACG ATATTAAGAAACACACTGCCTGTAACAACCCTGACAAAATCACTTTGGAGAAGGCAATCGAATCACTCAAGGAAGTTATGAC TCACATAAACGAGGACAAGAGGAAAATAGAGGGACAGAAGCAGATCTTTGATGTCGTCTATGAAGTTGACGGCTGCCCT gccAACCTGCTCTCGTCCCACCGCAGCCTGGTCCACAGGGTGGAGACCATCGCCCTGGGAGACAAACCCTGTGACCGAGGCGAGCACGTCACACTCTTTCTCTTCAATGACTGTCTTGAG ATTGCCCGGAAGAGACATAAGGTGATCAGCACATTCAGGAGTCCTCTGGGCCAGACGCGATCTGCAGCCCAACTCAAACACATCACCCTCATGCCTCTGTCCCAGATCAGGAGGGTCCTGGACCTGCAGGATACAGAGG ATTGCCATAATGCCTTTGCCCTGGTGGTGCACCCGCCCACGGAACAGGAGAATCTTCTCTTCAGCTTCCAGCTGACCACTGAGGATACG GAAGATCTAATTCAGTGCACTGAGCCTGACTCTGTCCAAGTGAGCACAAAGGATATGGACAGCACGCTGAGTAAAGCCTCTAGAGTCATCAAGAAAACTTCAAAGAAG GTAACGAGAGCGTTTTCCTTCACCAAAACACCCAAACGGGTAATCCAGAGAGCATTCATGGCCAACAGCACCTCCGACAACAAGAGCCCTGGCCCCAGCTCAGAGAACATGATCCACGTTGGAAGCAGTGCCACCCTGTCA ATGGCCCGCTCCACCTCAACATTCAACCTCAGTGGTTCTACCAAGAACTCTGCTGCTGCGGTGCAGCGCTCTAACTCCCTGGACCACCCACCCTGTCCCCGCCTCCGTGTTCCCGTCTGTATTCATACCCCAGACCCAACCCCTAGTCCAACCTGCCCTGAGGAGACCCCATGTAAGCCCCAACCCACCCCCACCAGGCCCCCTTACTCTGCTGGCCCCCCTACCTGGAGGGTCCCGTCCAAAGGGAGGCTTCCCCCTGGTGCCTGCAGGGACCTGCTGGTCCCCTCTGACCCCACAAGGCAGGCTGCTTGA
- the LOC120052529 gene encoding protein ECT2-like isoform X2, translating into MADSSIVTLGMARSLLVDSSVYDSRMAETTKDVLLGLGSEDMEEMLPRVETRVVLVGEAGKNGALVKALQAVRIMEVPVVKIRGGEPGAETGEKLIKSIVNMDINVPCIKTDDVKEFGDGENTEFETVFVLKDFASPDYIYLYKHDNRIVGPPVVLHCAGREEPLPFSSRPLYSTTMLNLSLCFTGFRNKEEVKNLVNLVHHMGGTIRKDFSTKVTHLIAYSTHGEKYKLAVCMGTPILTPTWIHKAWEHRDDVFHAGDEEFRTEFKVPPFQDCVLSFLGFSNEDKTNMEERTIKHGGSHLEVGDQKCTHMVVEENSVKELPFVPSKRLYVVKQEWFWGTIQMDARAGESMYFYQKMDSPVLKKAVSLLSLNTPNSNRKRRRLRETLAQLTKETEISPFPPPRKRPSAEHSMSMGSLLDISNTPETCKALAEHSRPLKSSTPAVLKQSARWQVSKELYQTESNYVDILTTVLQLFKVPLEKEGQVGGPILAPEEIKTIFGSIPEIFDVHTRIKADLEELVMDWSENKSVGDIILKYSKDLVKAYPPFVNFFEMSKETIVRCEKQKPRFHAFLKINQAKPECGRQTLVELLIRPVQRLPSVALLLNDIKKHTACNNPDKITLEKAIESLKEVMTHINEDKRKIEGQKQIFDVVYEVDGCPANLLSSHRSLVHRVETIALGDKPCDRGEHVTLFLFNDCLEIARKRHKVISTFRSPLGQTRSAAQLKHITLMPLSQIRRVLDLQDTEDCHNAFALVVHPPTEQENLLFSFQLTTEDTVKSTWLKMLCRHVANTICKADAEDLIQCTEPDSVQVSTKDMDSTLSKASRVIKKTSKKVTRAFSFTKTPKRVIQRAFMANSTSDNKSPGPSSENMIHVGSSATLSMARSTSTFNLSGSTKNSAAAVQRSNSLDHPPCPRLRVPVCIHTPDPTPSPTCPEETPCKPQPTPTRPPYSAGPPTWRVPSKGRLPPGACRDLLVPSDPTRQAA; encoded by the exons ATGGCTGACAGCAGCATAGTTACTTTGGGGATGGCTCGGAGCCTGCTGGTGGACTCCTCTGTGTATGACTCCAGGATGGCTGAGACTACTAAGGATGTATTGCTGGGTTTGGGCTCTGAAGACATGGAAG AGATGCTACCTCGGGTCGAAACCAGAGTTGTTCTTGTAGGAGAAGCTGGCAAAAATGGAGCACTTGTCAAAGCACTGCAG GCCGTCAGAATAATGGAAGTCCCAGTGGTTAAGATTAGAGGAGGAGAACCGGGTGCTGAGACCGGAGAGAAATTGATAAAATCTATAGTCAATATG GATATCAACGTGCCTTGCATAAAGACCGACGATGTCAAAGAGTttggagatggagaaaacacagAGTTTGAGACGGTGTTCGTGCTCAAAGACTTTGCCTCTCCTGACTACATCTATCTTTACAAACATGACAACCGGATCGTGGGCCCCCCGGTTGTTCTGCACTGTGCGGGACGAGAGGAG CCCCTGCCATTTTCCTCTCGTCCTCTATACTCTACCACCATGCTCAACTTGTCGCTGTGTTTCACCGGTTTCCGCAACAAAGAGGAAGTT AAAAACCTGGTGAATCTGGTGCATCACATGGGAGGCACCATTCGGAAGGACTTCAGCACTAAAGTCACCCATCTCATTGCGTACTCCACTCATGGCGAGAAATACAAG CTTGCTGTGTGTATGGGGACACCCATCCTCACCCCAACATGGATCCATAAGGCCTGGGAGCATAGAGATGATGT TTTCCATGCTGGTGATGAAGAGTTCCGCACTGAATTCAAAGTTCCCCCCTTTCAAGACTGTGTGCTGAGCTTCCTGGGCTTCTCAAACGAAGACAAGACCAACATGGAGGAAAGGACAATCAAACATG GTGGCAGCCACCTGGAGGTTGGTGATCAGAAGTGCACTCACATGGTGGTGGAGGAAAACTCTGTCAAGGAGCTGCCATTCGTACCATCAAAGAGACTGTATGTTGTCAAGCAGGAG TGGTTCTGGGGAACGATACAGATGGATGCCCGAGCAGGAGAGTCCATGTACTTCTATCAGAAG ATGGACAGTCCTGTGCTGAAGAAGGCTGTGTCCCTGCTGTCCCTCAACACACCCAACAGTAACCGGAAGAGGAGGCGTCTGCGGGAAACCCTGGCCCAGCTCACCAAGGAGACTGAGatctcccccttccctccaccCCGCAAGAGGCCTTCTGCCGAACACTCCATGTCCATGGGCTCTCTGCTGGACATCTCCAACACCCCCGAGACCTGCAAGGCCTTGGCAG AACATTCCCGGCCCTTGAAGAGCTCTACACCTGCTGTCCTGAAGCAGTCGGCTAGATGGCAGGTCTCCAAGGAGTTGTACCAGACAGAGAGCAACTATGTGGATATTCTCACCACAGTCTTGCAG CTGTTCAAAGTCCCCCTGGAAAAGGAAGGCCAAGTTGGTGGACCCATTTTGGCTCCGGAAGAAATCAAGACTATCTTTGGCAGCATCCCAGAGATCTTCGACGTACACACCAGGATAAAG GCCGATCTGGAGGAGCTGGTCATGGACTGGTCTGAGAACAAGAGTGTCGGGGACATCATTCTCAAATAC tctaaagACCTGGTGAAGGCTTACCCGCCATTCGTCAACTTCTTTGAGATGAGCAAGGAGACCATAGTGAGGTGTGAGAAACAGAAACCAAGGTTCCATGCTTTCCTCAAG ATCAATCAGGCGAAGCCCGAGTGTGGGCGACAGACGCTGGTGGAGCTGCTGATTCGCCCTGTGCAGAGACTGCCTAGCGTCGCCCTTCTCCTCAACG ATATTAAGAAACACACTGCCTGTAACAACCCTGACAAAATCACTTTGGAGAAGGCAATCGAATCACTCAAGGAAGTTATGAC TCACATAAACGAGGACAAGAGGAAAATAGAGGGACAGAAGCAGATCTTTGATGTCGTCTATGAAGTTGACGGCTGCCCT gccAACCTGCTCTCGTCCCACCGCAGCCTGGTCCACAGGGTGGAGACCATCGCCCTGGGAGACAAACCCTGTGACCGAGGCGAGCACGTCACACTCTTTCTCTTCAATGACTGTCTTGAG ATTGCCCGGAAGAGACATAAGGTGATCAGCACATTCAGGAGTCCTCTGGGCCAGACGCGATCTGCAGCCCAACTCAAACACATCACCCTCATGCCTCTGTCCCAGATCAGGAGGGTCCTGGACCTGCAGGATACAGAGG ATTGCCATAATGCCTTTGCCCTGGTGGTGCACCCGCCCACGGAACAGGAGAATCTTCTCTTCAGCTTCCAGCTGACCACTGAGGATACGGTGAAGTCAACCTGGCTGAAGATGCTCTGTCGACACGTAGCCAACACTATCTGTAAGGCTGACGCG GAAGATCTAATTCAGTGCACTGAGCCTGACTCTGTCCAAGTGAGCACAAAGGATATGGACAGCACGCTGAGTAAAGCCTCTAGAGTCATCAAGAAAACTTCAAAGAAG GTAACGAGAGCGTTTTCCTTCACCAAAACACCCAAACGGGTAATCCAGAGAGCATTCATGGCCAACAGCACCTCCGACAACAAGAGCCCTGGCCCCAGCTCAGAGAACATGATCCACGTTGGAAGCAGTGCCACCCTGTCA ATGGCCCGCTCCACCTCAACATTCAACCTCAGTGGTTCTACCAAGAACTCTGCTGCTGCGGTGCAGCGCTCTAACTCCCTGGACCACCCACCCTGTCCCCGCCTCCGTGTTCCCGTCTGTATTCATACCCCAGACCCAACCCCTAGTCCAACCTGCCCTGAGGAGACCCCATGTAAGCCCCAACCCACCCCCACCAGGCCCCCTTACTCTGCTGGCCCCCCTACCTGGAGGGTCCCGTCCAAAGGGAGGCTTCCCCCTGGTGCCTGCAGGGACCTGCTGGTCCCCTCTGACCCCACAAGGCAGGCTGCTTGA